The Synechocystis sp. PCC 7509 genome includes a window with the following:
- the acnB gene encoding bifunctional aconitate hydratase 2/2-methylisocitrate dehydratase, with protein sequence MLEEYRQHTAERAALNIPPLPLDAPQTSQLCELLKAPPVGEKETLLHLLRDRISPGVDPAAYVKAGFLTGIAKGAISSPLVSPIYAIELLGTMLGGYNVRSLVDLLSSDNEEIAKAAVKALSHTVLVYDAFHDVFDLAETNTYAKQVIEAWADATWFTNRPPLAEKITVTVFKVPGETNTDDLSPAPHATTRPDIPMHALVMLESKMPGALEIIKELKLKGHPVAYVGDVVGTGSSRKSAINSVLWHIGQDIPYVPNKRSGGYILGSAIAPIFFNTAEDSGALPIQCDVSQLETGMIITIYPYKGEVVNESGEVISTFNLQPDTIADEVRAGGRIPLLIGRSLTDKIRAALGIEPSSIFIRPRSPVDTGKGYTLAQKMVGKACGLVGVRPGTSCEPIMTTVGSQDTTGPMTRDELKELACLGFSADLVMQSFCHTAAYPKPVDIKTHHELPDFMAERGGVALRPGDGIIHSWLNRMLLPDTVGTGGDSHTRFPLGISFPAGSGLVAFAGALGLMPLDMPESVLVRFKGELQSGVTLRDIVNAIPYIAIQKGLLTVSKENKKNIFSGRIMEIEGLPDLKVEQAFELTDATAERSCSGCTIKLNIETVSEYLRSNIALMTNMVARGYEDARTIMRRVAKMEQWLANPILMEADSDAEYAEIIEIDLNEIKEPIVAAPNDPDNVKLLSEVAGDAVQEVFIGSCMTNIGHYRATAKVLEGEPPVKTRLWICPPTRMDEHQLKEEGVYSTFGAAGARTEMPGCSLCMGNQARVGDGTTVFSTSTRNFNNRMGKGAQVYLGSAELAAVCAMLGRIPTVQEYMQVVANKINPFADNLYRYLNFDQIANFEDEGRVIPLEEMPRIEDILGIPAGTLR encoded by the coding sequence ATGCTTGAAGAATATCGCCAACATACCGCCGAAAGAGCGGCGTTAAATATTCCCCCATTACCATTGGATGCGCCGCAGACATCCCAGTTGTGCGAACTACTGAAAGCGCCACCAGTAGGGGAGAAAGAAACATTATTACATTTATTGCGCGATCGCATTTCCCCAGGAGTAGATCCCGCAGCCTATGTAAAAGCTGGATTTTTGACGGGAATTGCCAAAGGAGCAATTAGCAGCCCTTTAGTTTCGCCTATCTACGCCATAGAATTATTAGGAACTATGCTTGGCGGCTATAACGTCCGAAGCTTGGTAGATTTGCTGTCTTCTGATAACGAGGAAATAGCAAAAGCGGCGGTAAAAGCGCTTAGTCATACAGTCTTAGTTTATGATGCTTTCCACGATGTTTTTGACCTAGCAGAAACTAATACCTATGCTAAACAAGTAATTGAAGCTTGGGCGGATGCTACATGGTTTACAAATCGCCCCCCTTTAGCGGAAAAAATTACTGTAACGGTATTTAAAGTACCGGGAGAAACAAATACCGACGATCTTTCCCCCGCACCTCACGCCACAACCCGCCCAGACATTCCGATGCACGCTTTGGTAATGCTGGAATCAAAAATGCCGGGGGCGTTAGAAATTATTAAGGAATTGAAGCTTAAAGGGCATCCTGTAGCCTATGTAGGCGATGTAGTGGGGACGGGTTCGTCGCGCAAATCTGCTATAAATTCTGTATTGTGGCATATTGGGCAAGATATACCCTACGTGCCAAATAAGCGTTCTGGTGGGTATATATTGGGAAGTGCGATCGCTCCTATCTTTTTCAACACCGCCGAAGACTCCGGCGCTTTACCGATTCAATGCGATGTTTCTCAGCTAGAAACCGGGATGATTATTACTATCTATCCCTACAAAGGTGAAGTTGTTAACGAATCCGGAGAAGTAATTTCAACTTTCAACCTCCAACCCGATACAATTGCCGATGAAGTCCGCGCTGGGGGACGTATCCCGCTACTAATTGGGCGCAGTTTGACGGACAAAATTAGAGCAGCGTTAGGAATTGAACCTAGTTCTATATTTATTCGTCCTCGTTCGCCCGTAGATACAGGGAAAGGCTACACATTAGCGCAAAAAATGGTCGGTAAAGCTTGCGGACTCGTAGGAGTGCGCCCCGGTACATCCTGCGAACCAATTATGACTACGGTAGGTTCTCAAGATACCACAGGGCCCATGACCCGCGATGAACTTAAAGAACTTGCTTGTCTTGGTTTTAGCGCAGATTTAGTCATGCAAAGCTTCTGTCATACCGCCGCTTATCCCAAGCCTGTAGACATTAAAACTCATCACGAATTACCCGATTTTATGGCAGAACGGGGCGGCGTTGCGTTACGTCCTGGAGATGGAATTATTCACTCTTGGCTAAATCGAATGCTATTACCCGATACTGTAGGTACTGGCGGCGACTCTCATACCCGTTTCCCCTTGGGTATTTCCTTCCCCGCAGGTTCGGGTTTAGTAGCCTTTGCTGGGGCGTTGGGATTGATGCCTTTAGATATGCCGGAATCAGTGTTAGTCAGGTTTAAGGGGGAATTGCAATCGGGAGTAACCCTGCGAGATATTGTGAACGCAATTCCTTATATAGCCATCCAAAAAGGCTTATTAACGGTATCTAAAGAGAATAAGAAAAACATCTTCTCTGGGCGGATTATGGAGATAGAAGGATTGCCCGACTTGAAGGTAGAACAAGCTTTTGAACTAACTGATGCCACTGCCGAGCGATCGTGTTCGGGATGTACGATTAAGCTAAATATAGAAACAGTATCAGAATATCTGCGTTCTAATATTGCCTTAATGACAAATATGGTAGCGCGGGGTTATGAAGATGCTCGTACTATTATGCGTCGCGTCGCCAAAATGGAACAGTGGTTAGCAAATCCCATACTAATGGAAGCTGATAGCGATGCAGAGTACGCAGAGATTATTGAGATTGACTTGAACGAAATTAAAGAGCCAATTGTTGCTGCCCCCAATGACCCGGATAATGTCAAACTACTATCAGAAGTAGCAGGGGATGCGGTGCAGGAAGTATTTATCGGTTCTTGCATGACAAATATTGGTCATTACCGCGCTACAGCCAAAGTATTAGAAGGCGAACCCCCTGTAAAAACTCGACTATGGATTTGTCCCCCAACGCGGATGGACGAACATCAGCTAAAAGAAGAAGGAGTTTACAGCACCTTTGGCGCGGCGGGTGCGAGAACAGAAATGCCGGGATGCAGCTTGTGTATGGGCAATCAGGCACGGGTAGGAGATGGAACAACCGTATTTTCCACTTCAACGCGCAACTTTAATAACCGCATGGGTAAAGGAGCGCAAGTTTATCTTGGTTCGGCGGAACTTGCTGCTGTTTGTGCAATGTTAGGGCGGATTCCCACAGTACAGGAATATATGCAGGTTGTAGCAAATAAAATTAATCCTTTTGCTGACAATTTGTACCGCTATCTGAACTTTGACCAAATCGCCAATTTTGAAGACGAAGGGCGAGTAATTCCCTTAGAAGAAATGCCTCGCATTGAGGATATTTTAGGCATCCCCGCAGGTACGCTGCGCTAG
- a CDS encoding type II toxin-antitoxin system HicA family toxin — protein MPKNIPSLKPRELIKLLEKAGCTFYRQGKGDHCLYTHEIDAVRKVVPIDIGAGEMSPAYVLRICRQFGFTNEEIESFLE, from the coding sequence ATGCCTAAAAATATACCTTCTCTTAAACCTAGAGAATTGATTAAGCTTTTGGAAAAAGCAGGCTGTACATTTTATAGACAAGGGAAAGGCGACCATTGCTTATATACTCATGAAATTGATGCAGTGCGAAAAGTCGTTCCTATAGATATAGGCGCAGGAGAAATGTCACCTGCTTATGTGTTACGCATTTGTAGACAATTTGGCTTTACAAATGAAGAAATTGAAAGCTTTTTAGAATAA
- a CDS encoding type II toxin-antitoxin system HicB family antitoxin produces the protein MEFYTAVIRQSAGYWVSLCLENGIVGQGKNQQEAIDKLKEAIESFQAVRAIENNIYTAPISIEELHEFLMVEDRQNDSESYELRKVYA, from the coding sequence ATGGAGTTTTATACAGCAGTAATTAGACAAAGTGCAGGCTATTGGGTTAGCTTATGCCTAGAAAATGGAATTGTAGGACAAGGAAAAAATCAACAAGAAGCCATTGATAAGTTAAAAGAAGCCATTGAGTCTTTTCAAGCTGTTCGGGCAATTGAAAATAATATTTATACTGCCCCTATTTCTATAGAAGAACTGCACGAGTTTCTAATGGTAGAAGATCGACAAAACGATTCAGAGTCCTATGAATTGAGAAAGGTTTATGCCTAA
- a CDS encoding 2Fe-2S iron-sulfur cluster-binding protein translates to MPQTYTVQILHAGTTHTIQVPEDQIILKAADAAGLGLPSSCNAGVCTTCAAQILEGTVEQSEGMGISLELQKEGYALLCVSYPRSDLKIETEKEDRVYHLQFGQFQQ, encoded by the coding sequence ATGCCTCAAACTTACACCGTTCAAATTCTCCACGCCGGAACAACTCATACTATCCAAGTTCCCGAAGACCAAATTATCCTTAAAGCTGCCGATGCTGCGGGTTTGGGGTTGCCAAGTTCTTGTAATGCGGGGGTTTGTACTACCTGTGCTGCCCAAATTTTAGAAGGAACTGTAGAACAAAGCGAGGGTATGGGTATTAGCCTTGAACTTCAAAAAGAAGGCTATGCTTTGCTTTGTGTTTCCTATCCTCGTTCTGACTTGAAAATTGAGACAGAAAAAGAAGACCGAGTTTATCATTTACAATTTGGTCAGTTCCAACAATAG